A section of the Macadamia integrifolia cultivar HAES 741 chromosome 9, SCU_Mint_v3, whole genome shotgun sequence genome encodes:
- the LOC122088972 gene encoding serrate RNA effector molecule-like produces the protein MAEVMNMPVESLDRRRDGQSETRDKSDEEPPPPPPPPPPRKRDRDSRERRDDRDIDRPPSRRSDFHDRNRSPLPKDRDRDYKRRNSPSPPPYRDRRHSPPRRSPPPPPFKRLRRDDGYDGRRGSPRGGGFGPDDRRFGYDYAGGYERGGGRTGYSDERSHGRYMNRSSGGYQDWDSGRGGYGDASNTGSTQREGLMSYKQFIQELEDDILPSEAERRYQEYRSEYISTQKRAYFDAHKDEEWLRDKYHPTNLLSVIERRNENARRLAKDFLLDLQSGTLDLGPGFNAASSNKSGQASDPNSEDEADAGGKRRRHGRGPAKENDLHSAAPKAHPISSELRRIQADIEQALALVRKLDREKGIEENILCMANNDKMDGEKAHGGSMGPIIIIRGLTSVKGLEGIELLDTLLTYLWRIHGLDYYGMIETNEAKDLRHVRAAESKSQDETSAAGAEWENKLDSFWQGRLQGQDPLEIMTAKEKIDVAAVEALEPCVRKIRDEKYGWKYGCGAKGCTKLFHAAEFVHKHLRLKHTDLVMELTAKVREDLYFQNYMNDADAPGGQPVMQQPQPKDKLPRRRPGPESRLRDDRGNRREHNRADRVNGDERYDRAENSPSREFPSNAGGLEGGNPDDPMFDAYGGQGMRAAPPFPSDIPPPPPVLMPVPGAGPLGPFVPAPPEVAMRMLREQGGPPPYEGGGRKGRSGPQVGGPAPIISVSPAFRQDPRRIRSYQDLDAPEDEVTVIDYRSL, from the exons ATGGCGGAGGTTATGAACATGCCTGTGGAATCTCTAGATCGTCGCCGCGATGGGCAGTCGGAGACGAGAGATAAATCTGACGAAGAACCACctccgccaccaccaccaccgccgccgAGGAAAAGAGACCGAGATTCgagggagagaagagatgaTCGTGATATCGATCGTCCTCCGAGTCGCCGTAGCGATTTCCATGACCGTAACAGGTCTCCTCTGCCGAAGGACAGGGACAGGGATTACAAGCGTCGTAATAGCCCTAGCCCTCCGCCGTATCGTGACCGTCGCCACTCACCCCCGCGAAGGTCTCCTCCACCACCGCCGTTCAAGCGTTTGAGGAGAGATGATGGTTATGATGGACGCCGTGGAAGCCCTAGAGGTGGTGGCTTTGGACCGGACGATAGGAG GTTTGGCTATGATTATGCGGGTGGATATGAACGTGGAGGAGGGAGAACTGGCTATTCTGATGAAAGGTCTCATGGTCGATATATGAATCGATCATCTGGTGGCTATCAAG ATTGGGATTCTGGTCGTGGTGGTTATGGTGATGCTTCAAACACAGGGAGCACACAAAG GGAAGGCTTGATGTCATATAAACAATTCATCCAAGAGCTTGAAGATGATATACTGCCATCTGAAGCTGAGCGCCG GTATCAAGAGTACAGATCAGAGTATATTTCAACTCAGAAACGTGCTTACTTTGATGCTCATAAGGATGAAGAATG GTTGAGAGACAAGTACCACCCAACGAACTTATTATCAGTCATAGAAAG GAGGAATGAAAATGCACGGAGACTCGCTAAAGACTTCTTGTTAGATTTGCAGAGTGGAACACTGGACCT AGGTCCAGGTTTCAATGCTGCATCGTCAAACAAATCAGGACAAGCAAGTGATCCGAACTCCGAGGATGAAGCAGATGCTGGTGGGAAAAGGAGACGACATGGTAGGGGGCCAGCTAAAGAAAATGATCTCCATTCAGCTGCTCCAAAAGCTCACCCAATCAGCTCTGAACTTAGACGAATTCAAGCTGATATTGAACAAGCACTGGCTCTTGTACGTAAACTTGATCGAGAAAAAGGGATTGAGGAAAATATATTGTGCATGGCCAATAATGATAAAATGGACGGGGAAAAAGCTCATGGTGGATCTATGGGGCCTATAATAATTATTAGGGGCTTAACTTCTGTCAAGGGCCTAGAGGGGATCGAGCTTTTGGATACACTCCTTACTTATCTCTGGCGCATCCATGGTTTGGATTACTATGGGATGATTGAGACAAATGAAGCTAAAGATCTTCGGCATGTGAGGGCAGCAGAAAGCAAGAGCCAGGATGAAACAAGTGCTGCTGGGGCTGAGTGGGAGAATAAACTTGACTCATTTTGGCAAGGAAGATTGCAGGGTCAGGATCCGTTGGAAATAATGACAGCCAAGGAGAAGATAGATGTGGCTGCTGTTGAAGCTTTGGAACCATGTGTCAGGAAAATAAGGGATGAGAAGTACGGATGGAAGTATGGCTGTGGAGCAAAAGGTTGCACAAAGCTTTTCCATGCCGCAGAGTTTGTGCATAAGCATCTGAGGCTGAAACACACAGACCTTGTGATGGAATTGACTGCAAAAGTGCGTGAAGATTTGTATTTCCAGAATTACATGAA TGATGCAGATGCTCCTGGTGGACAACCTGTGATGCAGCAACCTCAACCG AAGGACAAGTTGCCACGGCGTAGGCCTGGTCCAGAGAGTCGACTGAGGGATGATCGTGGAAACCGTAGAGAGCATAACAGGGCTGATAGAGTTAATGGTGATGAAAGATATGATAGGGCTGAGAATTCGCCATCCCGTGAGTTCCCGTCCAATGCTGGTGGTCTGGAAGGTGGGAATCCTGATGACCCAATGTTTGATGCTTATGGTGGACAAGGCATGCGAGCTGCTCCCCCTTTTCCCTCAGatattcctcctcctccaccagtACTGATGCCTGTACCTGGTGCTGG CCCATTGGGACCTTTTGTTCCTGCACCACCTGAAGTTGCCATGCGGATGTTGCGGGAGCAGGGTGGGCCGCCTCCTTATGAGGGTGGTGGTAGGAAGGGCCGGTCTGGCCCCCAGGTAGGCGGACCGGCACCTATTATTTCTGTGTCTCCTGCTTTCCGGCAGGACCCTCGACGTATTCGGAG TTATCAAGATCTTGATGCCCCAGAAGACGAAGTCACAGTGATAGACTACAGGAGTTTGTAG
- the LOC122089256 gene encoding UDP-sulfoquinovose synthase, chloroplastic, with protein MAHLLSTSCSLKPSTNIKPCSKPLNQCTAAYPTFVTLKTSGSPLKRLVSQGKRTQRHCTVYATAAPISQEAQTKPNSGFQNSTTEPSKQKRVMVIGGDGYCGWATALHLSNKNYEVAIVDNMVRRLFDHQLGLDSLTPISSIHTRIRRWKSLTGKTIELYIGDICDFEFLSETFNSFEPDAVVHFGEQRSAPYSMIDRSRAVFTQKNNVIGTLNVLFAIKEFREGCHLVKLGTMGEYGTPNIDIEEGYITITHNGRTDTLPYPKQASSFYHLSKVHDSTNIAFTCKAWGIGATDLNQGVVYGVKTDETEMHEELCNRFDYDGVFGTALNRFCVQAAVGHPLTVYGKGGQTRGYLDIRDTVQCVELAIANPAQPGEFRVFNQFTEQFSVNQLAALVTKAGRNLGLDVQTISVPNPRVEAEEHYYNAKHTKLIELGLKPHLLSDSLLDSVLNFSIKYKDRVDKKQIMPSVSWRKIGVKPKTVSA; from the exons ATGGCACATTTACTGTCAACTTCTTGCTCGTTGAAACCTTCAACCAACATAAAACCTTGCTCTAAACCACTGAATCAATGTACTGCTGCTTATCCAACTTTTGTTACATTAAAAACTTCTGGATCCCCATTGAAAAGACTTGTTTCACAAGGAAAAAGAACCCAAAGACACTGTACTGTCTATGCAACTGCAGCCCCTATAAGCCAGGAagcccaaaccaaacccaactCTGGCTTTCAAAACAGCACCACTGAACCATCTAAGCAGAAGAGGGTTATGGTCATTGGTGGAGATGGCTACTGTGGCTGGGCTACTGCCCTACATCTCTCCAACAAGAATTATGAAGTTGCAATTGTTGATAACATGGTCCGCCGTCTCTTTGATCACCAACTTGGCCTCGACTCCCTCACCCCTATCTCTTCCATTCATACTCGCATCCGCCGTTGGAAATCTCTCACTGGAAAAACCATAGAGCTCTACATTGGTGACATCTGTGACTTTGAATTCCTATCAGAAACCTTTAACTCCTTTGAGCCTGATGCAGTGGTCCATTTTGGCGAACAACGATCAGCTCCTTACTCAATGATTGATCGTTCTAGAGCAGTATTCACACAGAAGAACAATGTGATTGGAACTCTTAATGTTCTTTTTGCCATAAAGGAATTTAGAGAGGGATGTCATCTTGTGAAACTTGGGACCATGGGAGAATATGGAACTCCCAACATAGACATTGAGGAGGGATACATAACAATTACTCATAATGGACGGACAGATACTTTGCCTTATCCAAAGCAGGCTAGCTCATTCTACCACTTGAGTAAGGTTCATGATTCAACAAATATAGCCTTTACTTGCAAGGCTTGGGGGATCGGAGCCACTGATCTGAATCAGGGAGTGGTTTATGGGGTCAAGACCGATGAGACAGAGATGCATGAAGAGCTCTGCAATAGGTTTGATTATGACGGAGTGTTTGGAACTGCACTTAACAGGTTTTGTGTCCAGGCTGCTGTTGGACACCCACTTACAGTATATGGCAAAGGGGGGCAG ACCCGAGGATACCTCGACATCCgagatacagtccaatgtgtcGAGCTTGCTATTGCAAACCCAGCACAGCCTGGTGAGTTCCGGGTTTTCAACCAGTTCACTGAGCAGTTCTCTGTCAATCAACTTGCCGCACTTGTCACAAAAGCAGGAAGGAATCTAGGACTGGATGTACAAACCATATCTGTGCCCAACCCACGGGTGGAGGCAGAGGAGCATTACTACAATGCTAAGCATACCAAGCTTATCGAGTTGGGCCTGAAACCACATCTCCTCTCTGATTCTCTTCTTGATTCAGTGCTCAATTTTTCCATCAAGTACAAGGATAGAGTTGACAAAAAACAGATCATGCCAAGTGTTTCTTGGAGAAAAATAGGAGTAAAGCCGAAGACAGTTTCAGCCTAA